The genomic region AGCAGTTGGTGGAAGTTTGACATTATCAGAATGTGGAGTTTTAGATTTTTTAAGAAAGGAGAATTTTAATTTTTTAGATAGATATAATGTAAAGTCAAAAGAAGAGTTGGAAGAAATTTATTATAATATGTTTAGAGCAGATTATTTTTTATGCAGTGCAAATGCTATTACTGAGGATGGGAAGATTGTTCAATTGGATGGAAATGGTTCAAGAGTAGCTCCCATGATTTTTGGACCAAAAAATGTAATAATAGTAGCGGGAATGAACAAAGTTGTACCGGATTTAGAAAGTGCAAATAAAAGAATAGAATATATTTCGCCGATGAATTCAAAACGTCTAAATTTTGATACACCATGCACATATACAGGTAAATGTGATGATTGTTTATCGCCAGAAAGAATATGTATTCATAGAGTTATAGTAGAAAGTGGGGTAAGACATCCAGGGAGATTTAAAATCATTTTAGTAAAAGAGGATTTGGGATTATGAGTAATTTGATTTTTGGATTTGGATTATTGATATTTGTAATAATACTTTATGTTTATTTATTTAAAAGCAAAGGAAAAAAGGAATTTAAGAAAGCTGTGAAAAAAGGAAATAAAAACCTTATTCAAAATTCTATTAGAATATTTTCAATATTTTTAATTATAGGAATTTTACAAAATTTTCTCTCTCCAAAACAAGTTGGTGATTTTTTATTGAATTTTTCTGGGGTGAAAGGTATAATAACAGGATTATTTACTGGAGCAATAATGATGGGGCCTCCAGCTTCAGGATATCCTATTGCTCAATATCTATTTGAAAATAATGCGAGTGTATCTCTTGTTTCATCGTTTTTGCTTTCCTGGGTTATGCTTGGAATAATTTTTATAACCTATGAATTGCAAAATTTTGGAAAGAAATTTACTATTGTGCGAAATCTCTATTCAATAATATCAATAATAATTATCGCATATTTAATGGAGTTGATATTATGAAAAATTTTATAAAAAATTATAAAGTAGAAATAATCATTTTTTTAATAGCAATAATACTAATATTTTTCAATCCAGATAAAGCAATACTTGGAATAAAATATGCAGTAAAAACATTTTTATATCTTTTGCCTATTATTGTAAGTGTAGCTTATTTAACAGGTTTTATTTCTGAAATAATACCAAAACAAACAATAAAAAAATTTGTAGGAAAAGAAAGTGGATTTAAAGGAAAATTATTAGGTGGTATTTTTGGTACTTTAATGATAGGACCAGCATATGCTTTTTACCCTTTTTTCGCAGAATTAATAAATAATGGTGCGAATATTGGGGTGATTGCAGTAACAATTGCTGCCTGGTCCATTAAAATTCAATGGTTACCATTTGCATTATCAATATTGGATATAAAATTTGTTTTGTTGTTGAATCTATTTATAATAATTTATGCATTTTCAAGTGGATATATTATGGAGTTGTTTTTTAAAAGTAAAAAATTATAAAAAACTAAAAGCAGACTGTTGACAAAATAAAATATGAAAAAATAATGTGAAAGAATCCTTGAAAATTCCCGAAAAAATGTGAATGGAGCCTGACAATTTTGCATGGATGCAAAATTGAGCGAAACCGAACATGGATGTGAGTTTGAGCGCCAGGCAAGAACGAACATTTTTGAGGAATAAGAATTTTCACTGGATGAATGAATATTATTTTGAATATTTTATTTTGTACTTTGTATACAAACTAAAAGTGATGATATTTTTATCATCACTTTTTATTTTTAATTACAAAGAAATATTTTAGAAATAAAAATAATATAAAATTATTTCGTATGCGAAATATTTCTATACAAAATATTTGAATACAAAATTTATAAAAAAATAATTATAGGAGGTTAATATGAAAATAATTGCTATTAATTCAAGTATGAGAAAAGGAAGAACATACGAATTATTAACTAATATAGGTAAAAAACTTGATTATGATTTCGAAATAATTAATCTTAAAGATTATAAGATTAATTATTGTTTGGGTTGTGAGGTCTGTATAAAAAAAGATTATTGTGTAATCAAAGATGATGTTGAGAAATTAAAAGAAAAGTTAATTAATGCAGACGGGATAATAATTAGTACACCAGTATATATTGAAAATATTTCAGGGGCATTAAAAACCTTCTTTGATAGAAATTGTAAATGGGTACATAGATCTGAGTTAATAGGTAAACCAGTATTATTAGTTTCTACCACTGCAGGTAGTGGTTTAAAAGAAGTTTTAAATTATTTAGAAAGTGTTGTTATTTCATGGGGTATGAAGCCTTGTGGGAAAATCGGTAGAAAAATACAAGAAAAAAAAGATGTGTCATCAGAAGAATTACAACTTTTTATTGATAATATTGAAGGTAAATCTAAAAAAGAAATAATAAAATTATCTAGACTTATTAGATTTCAAGTTCAAAAAGCAATGTCAACAAATTTATTAGATTTAGATAAACATTTTTGGGAAAAAAACGGATTAATAATTAAAAGTTATTTTTATGAAGAAAATACAAAAATCAATCCAATTTCCAAATTTATCTCAAATCAATTTGGAAAATTTTTATCTAAAAAAATAAGGGAAAATGCTCAAAAAGTAAAAATACAAGGCGGTGATAAAATTGGATAAGACGTATGAAATTATTGTCTTATTTAAAGAAATAAAAGAAGCAGTAAAGAAAACGATGGTTACAAGTTTTAAGGATGTTGATATTACATCATCTCAATGGTTGGTATTGGGTGTATTATTAAAAAACGGTAAAATGACTATGAGTAAGTTAAGTAAATATGTTGGCTTATCAAATAGCACTGTTTCTGGTATAGTAGATCGATTAGAAAGACAAGGATACGTTGTGAGAATTCGTGATGAAAAAGATAGAAGAAAGGTTTATGTTAAAGTTACAGATAAGTTTAATGAAGTAGCTAAAAAAAGTCATATGAGTATTGAAAAGAGTATTGAAAAAAAATTAAAAAATATATCAGAGGAAGATATAAATAAAGTAATAGAAGGATTGAAAATTCTTAAGAAAATATTTGAAGAAAAATAAAATAATGAAAAGGAGTAGATAGAATGCTAAAGATTATAAAATATTTAAAGCCATATACATTTTTTCTTATATTAGCGGTTCTATTACTATATATTCAGGCAATGACAAATTTAGCTCTTCCAGATTATATGTCTGAAATAGTAAATGTTGGTATACAACAAAATGGGGTACAAGATACTATTCCTAAGGTTGTTAGAAGCAGTCAAATGAAAAATCTTTTTTTGTTTATGTCTAATGAAGATAAGAAAAAAGTACTTGAAAACTATGAATATATAAAAAAGGGTAGTGAAAAATATGATATATATTCAAAAGAATATCCAATCTTAGAAAAAGAACCAATATATGTTTTAAAAGATACTGTAGATACCAATGGACTTAATAATATATTTGCTAAATCTTTTTTTGCTGTTCAAGCAATAGAAAAAGGTCAAACAGAAGGCTTAAATATTAATAAAAATAGCAAATTAAATATATTTAAATTATTAATATTTGTTCCTCAACAACAAAGATTGGATTTTGTAAATAATATTTATGAAAAAATTAGTGTCATGGGAGACGAAATGATAAGACAATCTTTAATAATGGCTATTAAAGATGAATATGAAAAGGTAGGAATTGATTTATACAAAGTTCAAAGAAATTATATTTTAAAATCTGGTAGCATAATGCTTCTAATAACTTTAATAGGTGCAGTTGCGGCAATATTGGTGGGATTATTAGCCTCAAAAACAGCAGGCGGATTGGCGAGAGACCTTAGAGAAAAATTATTTACAAAAGTTGAAAATTTTGCTGGAGAAGAATTTGATAAGTTTTCTACAGCTTCTTTAATTACAAGAACAACTAATGATATTACACAGATACAAAATGTTATGGTTATATTAATAAGGATAATGTTTTATGCCCCAATATTAAGTATAGGAGGTATTATTAAGGCTTTAGATAAAAGTGTTTCAATGTCTTGGACTATAGCGGTTGCAGTTATTTCTTTGTTGGGTGTTATTTCTGTTATATTTGCATTTGCACTACCAAAATTTAAGTTAATACAAAAATTAGTTGATAAACTAAATCTTGTTTCAAGAGAAAATTTAACAGGTATGATGGTTATAAGGGCATTTAATACAGATGAAAAAGAAAAAGATAGGTTTGATGAGGTTAATAAGGAATTGACAAAAACATCATTGTTTGTTGGAAGATTAATGTCATTTTTAATGCCTGCAATGATGTTTGTACTTAATGGAGTTATGTTGCTGATTATTTGGGTCGGTGCACATCAGGTTAATAATTTTGATATTCAAGTAGGAGATATGATGGCATTTATGCAATATGCTATGCAAATAATTTTCTCATTTTTGATGATGGCTATGATATTTATCTTTTTACCAAGAGCTTCAGTATCTGCAACACGTGTGGCAGAAGTTTTAGAAACTCAACCATCAATAAAAGACCCAGAAGAACCAAAGACTCTAAATAATAAAGTAAAAGGCGTTGTGGAATTCAAGAATGTATATTTTAAATATCCCGGTGGTGAGGATTATGCTCTGAAAGGTATTAATTTTAAAGCTTTACCTGGACAAATGACAGCAATTATTGGATCTACTGGTTCTGGGAAATCCACATTGGTGAATTTGATACCAAGATTTTATGATGTTAGTGAAGGACAGGTTTTAATAGATGATATAGATGTGAGAGAATTGACACAACATGAATTAAGGGAATATATTGGATATGTACCCCAAAAAACAACATTATTTAGTGGAACAATAGAATCAAACATAAAGTATGGTAATGAGAATTTAAGTGATGAAGAAATGGAAAAAGTTGCTGATATAGCGGAAGCTCTTGAATTTATTAATAAACTTCCGAAAAGATTCAAAGAAGAAGTTTCTCAAGGAGGTGTTAATTTTTCAGGTGGTCAAAAACAACGTTTATCCATAGCAAGAGCATTAGCCAAAAAAGCAAAGATATATGTTTTTGATGATAGTTTTTCAGCATTAGATTTCAAAACTGATTTAAATGTGAGAAGAAAATTAAAATCATATACAAAGGATAGCACTATTATTTTAGTTGCGCAAAGAATTTCTACGGTGATTAATGCAGACCAGATAATAGTGTTAGATAAAGGTGAAATAGTTGGAAAAGGAACACATAAAGAGCTTATGAATACATGTCCGGTTTATAGAGAGATTGCCTACTCTCAACTGTCAGAGGAGGAGTTAGCATGAGTGAAAGAAAATCACAACAAAGACATAGAGGTCCAGGTGGAGGTCCAATGATGAGAGGGCCTGTTGAAAAAGCTAAAGATTTTAAAGGAACAATGAAAAGGTTAATAAAATATCTTTCTCCATATAAAATTCCATTAATTATTGCGATTATATTTGCTATGATAAGTGCCACTTTTTCTATAATCGGTCCAAAGATTTTAGGTAAGGTAACAACAAAAATTTTTGAAGGAATTATGGGTAAAATAATGGGAACATCTAATGGTATAGATTTCATATATATAGGAAGGATTATGTTTATTTTATTGGGGATATATACTTTGAGCGCATTATTTGGTTATATACAGGGATGGTTAATGACAGGTGTATCAATGAAAGTTACTTATAATTTAAGAAAGCAAATTATGGATAAAATTCATAAAATGCCTCTAAAGTATTTTGATGGAACAAATCATGGAGAAATACTTTCAAGAATAACAAATGATGTGGATACAGTAAATAATACTTTAAACCAAAGTTTATCTCAGATAATTACTTCTTTGACAACAATTATTGGAGTTTTAGTAATGATGTTGTCTATTAGTTGGCAAATGACTTTAGTTAGCATTATAATTTTACCTATATCTGGATTTTTAATGATGTTTATTATTAAACATTCACAAAAATATTTTAAGAAAAGACAAGACTTTTTGGGACATGTTAATGGTCATGTTGAAGAGATGTATGGTGGTCATGTAATAATGAGAGCTTTTAATGGCGAAGAGAAAAGTATTAAGAAATTTATTGGAATGAATAAGCAACTGTACGATGCTGAATGGAAATCTCAGTTTTTATCAAGTATGATGATGCCATTGATGAATTTTGTGGGGAATCTTGGGTATGTAGTCGTAGCTGTTATGGGAGGATGGTTTGCAGCAAAAAGAATTATAGAGGTAGGAGATATTCAAGCATTTATTCAATATGTAAGATCTTTTACGCAACCAATTGCACAAGTAGCGAATATTTCTAATGTTTTCCAGCAAACGGCGGCAGCTGCAGAACGTGTGTTTGAATTTTTAGATGAAGAAGAAGAAATCGAAGATGCGGAAATTCCATTAAAAATTGATAATATTAAGGGTAAGGTAGAATTTAAAAACGTAAAATTTGGATATAATCCAGAAAAAATTGTTATAAAAAATTTCTCAGAAATAATTCAACCTGGTCAAACGGCGGCTATAGTTGGACCCACTGGCGCAGGAAAAACAACACTTGTAAAATTATTAATGAGATTTTATGATGTTAATGATGGGGTTATTTTAATAGATGACCAGGATATTAGAAAATTTTCAAGAAAAGATTTAAGATCGATATTTGGTATGGTTTTACAAGATACATGGCTATTTAATGGAACTATCATGGATAATATAAGATATGGAAGATTGGATGCGACGGATGAAGAGGTAATTGAAGCTGCAAAAATGGCTTATGTTGATAGTTTTGTTCATGCGTTGCCTGGTGGATATAATATGGTTATAAATGAGGAAATGAATAATATATCACAAGGTGAAAAACAGCTTATAACAATTGCTAGGGCATTTCTTGCAAATCCAAAGATTTTAATATTGGATGAGGCTACCAGCTCTGTGGATACAAGAACAGAAATAAAAGTACAGGAAGCTATGGATAGATTGATGAGAGGTAGAACAAGTTTTGTAATAGCTCATAGATTATCCACAATAAGAAAGGCTAATCTTATTATTGTTATGAATGAAGGAGATGTTATAGAACAAGGTACTCATAAAGAATTGCTAAAGAAAAACGGATTTTATGCTGAATTATATAATTCTCAATTTGAAGTTGCGGAGGAAATATAATAAGGAGCCATATCTGGCTCCTTAATTTTTCCTTAAAATTATTTTGGATTCTTTTGTTTTTTGGAGTATATATGATATAATTTTTAAAAAAGGATTGCGAGGTGTAATATGCGCAAATATGAAGATTTTCATAAGAGTGTAATGGTTAATGAGGTTTTAGAAAACTTAATAACCAAAGAAGATGGAGTTTATGTTGACTGTACCACAGGTGAAGGTGGTCACATTAAAGCAATTTATGAAAAAACTAATGGAAAAGCTAAGATAATAGGTGTAGATTTAGATTATGAGGTTCTTGAAATAGCAGAGAAAAGATTGAAAGAGATTACAGATGATATAGAATTTTTCAAATCATCATACAGAGATATAGACATTGTTTTGCATGGTTTAGGAATAGAAAAGGTTGATGGTTTTTTAATGGATTTAGGCGTTTCAACTTTTCAATTAAAAGGAGAAAATCGAGGTTTTACTTTTATGCAGGATGAACCATTAGATATGAGAATGGATACTGATTCTGATTTTACAGCATGGAATGTGGTTAATGAATATTCGGAAGAACAGTTATCTAAAATTATTTTTGAGTATGGTGAAGAATTTAAATTTGCAAGGCGAA from Marinitoga aeolica harbors:
- a CDS encoding ABC transporter ATP-binding protein, which encodes MSERKSQQRHRGPGGGPMMRGPVEKAKDFKGTMKRLIKYLSPYKIPLIIAIIFAMISATFSIIGPKILGKVTTKIFEGIMGKIMGTSNGIDFIYIGRIMFILLGIYTLSALFGYIQGWLMTGVSMKVTYNLRKQIMDKIHKMPLKYFDGTNHGEILSRITNDVDTVNNTLNQSLSQIITSLTTIIGVLVMMLSISWQMTLVSIIILPISGFLMMFIIKHSQKYFKKRQDFLGHVNGHVEEMYGGHVIMRAFNGEEKSIKKFIGMNKQLYDAEWKSQFLSSMMMPLMNFVGNLGYVVVAVMGGWFAAKRIIEVGDIQAFIQYVRSFTQPIAQVANISNVFQQTAAAAERVFEFLDEEEEIEDAEIPLKIDNIKGKVEFKNVKFGYNPEKIVIKNFSEIIQPGQTAAIVGPTGAGKTTLVKLLMRFYDVNDGVILIDDQDIRKFSRKDLRSIFGMVLQDTWLFNGTIMDNIRYGRLDATDEEVIEAAKMAYVDSFVHALPGGYNMVINEEMNNISQGEKQLITIARAFLANPKILILDEATSSVDTRTEIKVQEAMDRLMRGRTSFVIAHRLSTIRKANLIIVMNEGDVIEQGTHKELLKKNGFYAELYNSQFEVAEEI
- a CDS encoding ABC transporter ATP-binding protein, with the protein product MLKIIKYLKPYTFFLILAVLLLYIQAMTNLALPDYMSEIVNVGIQQNGVQDTIPKVVRSSQMKNLFLFMSNEDKKKVLENYEYIKKGSEKYDIYSKEYPILEKEPIYVLKDTVDTNGLNNIFAKSFFAVQAIEKGQTEGLNINKNSKLNIFKLLIFVPQQQRLDFVNNIYEKISVMGDEMIRQSLIMAIKDEYEKVGIDLYKVQRNYILKSGSIMLLITLIGAVAAILVGLLASKTAGGLARDLREKLFTKVENFAGEEFDKFSTASLITRTTNDITQIQNVMVILIRIMFYAPILSIGGIIKALDKSVSMSWTIAVAVISLLGVISVIFAFALPKFKLIQKLVDKLNLVSRENLTGMMVIRAFNTDEKEKDRFDEVNKELTKTSLFVGRLMSFLMPAMMFVLNGVMLLIIWVGAHQVNNFDIQVGDMMAFMQYAMQIIFSFLMMAMIFIFLPRASVSATRVAEVLETQPSIKDPEEPKTLNNKVKGVVEFKNVYFKYPGGEDYALKGINFKALPGQMTAIIGSTGSGKSTLVNLIPRFYDVSEGQVLIDDIDVRELTQHELREYIGYVPQKTTLFSGTIESNIKYGNENLSDEEMEKVADIAEALEFINKLPKRFKEEVSQGGVNFSGGQKQRLSIARALAKKAKIYVFDDSFSALDFKTDLNVRRKLKSYTKDSTIILVAQRISTVINADQIIVLDKGEIVGKGTHKELMNTCPVYREIAYSQLSEEELA
- a CDS encoding flavodoxin family protein, which gives rise to MKIIAINSSMRKGRTYELLTNIGKKLDYDFEIINLKDYKINYCLGCEVCIKKDYCVIKDDVEKLKEKLINADGIIISTPVYIENISGALKTFFDRNCKWVHRSELIGKPVLLVSTTAGSGLKEVLNYLESVVISWGMKPCGKIGRKIQEKKDVSSEELQLFIDNIEGKSKKEIIKLSRLIRFQVQKAMSTNLLDLDKHFWEKNGLIIKSYFYEENTKINPISKFISNQFGKFLSKKIRENAQKVKIQGGDKIG
- the rsmH gene encoding 16S rRNA (cytosine(1402)-N(4))-methyltransferase RsmH; this translates as MRKYEDFHKSVMVNEVLENLITKEDGVYVDCTTGEGGHIKAIYEKTNGKAKIIGVDLDYEVLEIAEKRLKEITDDIEFFKSSYRDIDIVLHGLGIEKVDGFLMDLGVSTFQLKGENRGFTFMQDEPLDMRMDTDSDFTAWNVVNEYSEEQLSKIIFEYGEEFKFARRIARSIVNSRPINTTFELVDAIKKALPPKERYRRRRHFATKTFQAIRIEVNGEFDNIRTALEKFPEFLNEGGRICVISFHSLEDKIVKNFFRNHEKLKLLTKKPILPTEEEINENPRARSARIRVAERI
- a CDS encoding lactate utilization protein translates to MRRELWDWKYQKLGEKVVESLKRKKHEAYLVEKKEDVIPLLKKIMKENSTVAVGGSLTLSECGVLDFLRKENFNFLDRYNVKSKEELEEIYYNMFRADYFLCSANAITEDGKIVQLDGNGSRVAPMIFGPKNVIIVAGMNKVVPDLESANKRIEYISPMNSKRLNFDTPCTYTGKCDDCLSPERICIHRVIVESGVRHPGRFKIILVKEDLGL
- a CDS encoding MarR family winged helix-turn-helix transcriptional regulator, yielding MDKTYEIIVLFKEIKEAVKKTMVTSFKDVDITSSQWLVLGVLLKNGKMTMSKLSKYVGLSNSTVSGIVDRLERQGYVVRIRDEKDRRKVYVKVTDKFNEVAKKSHMSIEKSIEKKLKNISEEDINKVIEGLKILKKIFEEK